The window ATTTCAAACAGCAGTCTCATGACAGCCTCCATAATCATAAGCGTCGATTTGTCGAGCCGATTATATCACGCACTTTTTTCCATTTCAAGTGGCTGTCAGTGCAATCGCCAATGGCCAGAGCCGCCAACACGGAAGTGAAAAGGAACTCCCTTTTTCCGCAATTCCCGGAATTCACAAAATAGTGGATGACTTTTCCCGCGGAACAGGGTATAATGTACCTTACAGAAAAACGAAAAACAGGAGGGAAACCCATTGAAAAAGCTGAGCAGCGCCGTAGACCGCTTCGCCCTGGAGCACCCCCGCTTCGGCCTCCCGGGCCTGATGCGCTATATCGTGTTCGGAAACGTGATCGCCTTTTTCCTGCTCCGCCTGACCGGCGCCGCCGTCCTCTACCTCGGCTTCGACTGGTACGCCATTCTCCACGGCCAGATCTGGCGTCTCGTCACCTTCATCTTCATCCCCCAGACCGCAGAGCCCTTCCAGCTCATCCTCTCGCTCTATTTCATCTATTTCATCGGCACCATGCTGGAGCGGGAGTGGGGCACGCCCCGCTTCAACCTGTACTACCTCTCCGGCGTCGTCCTCACCATCCTGGCCGCCGTCATCAGCCACTACGCCTTCGGCTACAGCAGCGTCCTGGGGACCTACTACGTCGGCATGTCCATGTTCCTGGCCTTCGCCGCCCTCTACCCCGACGCCCAGCTCCTTCTGATGTACATCATTCCCATCAAGGCGAAGTGGCTGGCCCTGGCGGACCTGGCCCTGTTCGGGGTGGATATCGTAAAGGCGCTTCTCCGGGGGAATTACCTCTCCGCCCTGCTCCCGATTGCCGCGCTGCTGAATTTCCTGATTTATTTCTGGTACGATATCTCCGACGCCATAGACCGCAGCCGCGGCTGCGCCCGCCACCGGAATTCCCATCAGACGATCCAGTTCAAGGCGGCGGTGCGCCAGCAGCGGAAGAAGGAGGCGGAGCGTGGCTACCGCCACAAATGCTGCATCTGCGGCCGCACGGACACGGAGTACCCGAACCTGGAGTTCCGCTACTGCTCCCGCTGCGCCGGGTACCACTGCTTCTGCCAGGACCATATTACCAACCATGAGCATTTCCGGGAGTGACTTACTTTTTTTCTTGAAAGAAAAAAAGTAAGCAAAAAAAGAACTTTTTAACTCGACGCGAATCTGGTGGGTGTTGAAGCCTTCCGCATGGTAACGCAGTAATAGCAAGTGGGTCCTTCCATTGTAATGGAAGGACCCACATATTTTTACTTTACTGAACATCGGCTCAAAATACAAAACAACGCTGCGTAATACAGCTCCTTAACCAAGCTGAGCCTGGTACACGCTGGAAAAATTGTCCGCTGGTACAGAGAACAGAAAATTCCTCATTGGCGCTCCTGATTCCTCAATGTAGAAGCTAACCGTCCCCTCCCCTTGCAGGGCCTCCAGAACCGCGGGGCAATCCTCTTCACTGACGGCAAGGCGGTCTTCGCTCGCCTGTATGGCGCCTGTCAGGCTGTGGTCCGCGCCGTCGGGGGTCCGCATGGTGATGTTGTATGCAAGCGTTTGGTCCGGGAAGGTGTTTATAAGTTTGCTGTTGCCGTATCTGTACAGGGAGAAAGCAATCCCGCCCTCCTGATCCGCCTGAAGCTCCGCAGTCAGTTCCCCGTCGGAAGAAGCGATGTCGTTGAAGGTGCCGGTAAAGGGCGTCTTCACGGTGATATACCACCTGTCGGTGGGCTGCTGGGAGTCGTCCAGATAGTAGTCTGCGTACCAGATGCCTCAGCTGTGCTGGGCTCGTCGTCTTCGGGTGTCTTGTCGGTGTCTTTTTCTCCGACGCCGATCTTGGCGAGGATGCCGTCAAGGGGTGTTTTGCTCAGAAGGCCATCCATTGCGTCCATAAACCGCGGCGTCATAGACAAGCCGCCTGCGATCATGACCAGGCTCAATATTATGCCGATAATCGGTGGAATTTTCGAGTCCCAGTTGACCACACAGATGATCAGCCAAATCAGATATCCAATGAAGCTGGCCGCTCCGACGCCTAGAAGTATCGTTCCCATCCTGGTTTCTCCTTTGTATATACTCCGCGCCTGTAGATTTTTCAACATATTACCATATTCGTCTCCCAAAATCAAGCAAGCCCGCGGGGAAATGGAAAGTCCTGACGCGCATTTTATGGCGCACCTCCATGGCCCCAGGGACAGGATGCCAAGTCCGAAAGCCCTCTGCAAAGCTCTTGACTGCTGACTTCGGCCTGTGTATCCTATCTCATAAGTATCTTCATTGCTTTCAGCTAAAGCGAGCAAAAGGCGCGAAAAAGTAAGCAGTAGGTGAGGAAAAAAAGAACCATTGTCAACACCGTAAAAAGCAGCTGTCCATAGTTTGTCTAGGAGGTAGCAGTACATCCCCCGGCATAGATGAGTGGATGGAGGCGGACCGGAAGCTGCCGCGGAAACGGCGGCACTACCACCGCTTGGTGGAGGAGCAGGGCTGCTGGGGCAGCTGCAGCAGTGAGAAGCGGTACATGCGGAAGAAGTTCGTACGAGGCGGACAGCAGAGAAATACCTGCCCCAGGCACATCCTGAAGGACATGGACAGATGGATTTCGGAGAGAGACTATGACTCTCAGGGCAGAGGGTGTAAGGGCTGCATGCTAACGGTGTCTTACCCGCAGTTCAACAAGCCGAAACTTCCACTCCAAGCTGTACCATGCTGGTTATATCTTCTTCTGGCGTGTCAGAGAGAATGATAATCGAAACAAAACTGATTTTCCGGATTCTTGCCAGCCAGTCTGATTGCTGCATACTCCGAAGATAGTCCAGGTCCGCAATCAAAAGGTGAAATGTATGCTGCCCCAATAACCGGCCCGCTTCTTGCACTGTAAAGGATTCCGTGAAATGCAGCCTGTAATGATACCGAAAAATCCGATCCTTTAGTTCAGCTAATACTTTATTGGGCAAACCGATTGCCAGCGCATTATGTTCCATGCAAATCACTTCTTTCCCAATGTGCGCTGCCCTCCGAATCGAAAAAAGACAGCGGCTTATTTCTAAACCGCTGTCATAGAAATCGGTAAATAAGATGCAAAATGCCTTTCAAAAGCAGTCCTTGCTTTTTGTTGGCAGGTTAGAGTTCTATATTGCGTTTAAACTTCAAACAGGCCGCTGACCCTTTTGAGATTTCTAATAATCGGCAAATGCTGGGGACAATGCTGCTCACACTGTTTACATCCGACACAGGACGAGGCTTTTCCCATCCCCAACGAGGTCGTGTAATGCGTGTAATAGCTTTTGGCGAGGGGGATTTGCCGTTCACCAAATTTATCCACCTCATTTACTAACTTGAAAAAGTCAGGAATACCAATTTTCTGGGGGCATCCATCCACACAGTACCGGCAGCCGGTGCAGGCAATGGTTTCTTTCGAGGTAATGATCCCGGCGACTTTTTCTACAAGCTATTTTTCCTCCTCTGTGAGCGGCTGGAAGTTGTCCATGTAGGAAAGATTATCCTCCAGCTGCTCTGGGGTGGTCATGCCGGACAGGACCATCGCCACGTTGGGCAGACTGGCGGCGAACCGCACCGCCCAGGACGCAGCCGACAGATCCGGCTGAGC is drawn from Lachnospiraceae bacterium and contains these coding sequences:
- a CDS encoding rhomboid family intramembrane serine protease, with protein sequence MKKLSSAVDRFALEHPRFGLPGLMRYIVFGNVIAFFLLRLTGAAVLYLGFDWYAILHGQIWRLVTFIFIPQTAEPFQLILSLYFIYFIGTMLEREWGTPRFNLYYLSGVVLTILAAVISHYAFGYSSVLGTYYVGMSMFLAFAALYPDAQLLLMYIIPIKAKWLALADLALFGVDIVKALLRGNYLSALLPIAALLNFLIYFWYDISDAIDRSRGCARHRNSHQTIQFKAAVRQQRKKEAERGYRHKCCICGRTDTEYPNLEFRYCSRCAGYHCFCQDHITNHEHFRE